A single window of Nicotiana tomentosiformis chromosome 1, ASM39032v3, whole genome shotgun sequence DNA harbors:
- the LOC104090369 gene encoding probable receptor-like protein kinase At5g18500: MASNLKEDLSQKTAVFGLKVWQLIGILVGIFIVVILLLLTLYLTFRRKSKRATDNLPISQIPTVSKEIKEVRVEQVSTNEFAPRDGILLTIHDKTSDKESDKVLVHLGMRKKNCDNSSQSDSFHHIDKDCCGSQSGEEGSSCKTAYKAYNSHPIAAPSPLTGLPEFSHLGWGHWFTLRDLEVATSRFSKENILGEGGYGVVYRGSLINGTPVAIKKLLNNLGQAEKEFQVEVEAIGHVRHKNLVRLLGYCIEGTHRMLVYEYVSNGNLEQWLHGAMRHHGYLTWEARVKVLLGTAKALAYLHENIEPKVVHRDIKSSNILIDDDFNAKVSDFGLAKLLGAGKSHITTRVMGTFGYVAPEYANTGLLNEKSDVYSFGVVLLEAITGRDPVDYGRPAQEVNLVDWLKMMVGSRRSEEVVDPNIESRPPTRALKRALLTALRCVDPDSDKRPKMSQVVRMLESEEYPIPREDRRQRRAQAGNAESESQNYDTDKSDNPDSRSESRRNHKV, translated from the exons ATGGCTTCTAATCTAAAGGAGGATTTATCGCAAAAAACTGCTGTGTTTGGTCTCAAGGTCTGGCAATTGATTGGAATCCTTGTTGGGATTTTCATAGTGGTCATCCTCTTATTGTTAACATTGTATCTCACTTTCCGGAGGAAGTCAAAAAGAGCTACAGACAATCTCCCTATTAGCCAAATACCTACTGTTTCTAAGGAAATTAAAGAAGTTCGGGTTGAGCAAGTATCAACAAACGAATTTGCTCCACGTGATGGAATTCTTCTCACTATTCATGACAAAACCAGTGATAAAGAATCAGACAAGGTTTTGGTTCATCTTGGAATGAGGAAAAAGAACTGCGATAACAGCAGTCAATCGGATTCCTTCCATCACATTGATAAGGACTGTTGTGGGTCACAATCAGGAGAAGAAGGGAGTTCATGCAAAACTGCATATAAAGCTTATAATTCACATCCAATAGCTGCTCCTTCTCCTCTAACTGGATTACCTGAATTTTCACACTTGGGTTGGGGCCACTGGTTTACATTGAGAGATCTTGAGGTTGCAACAAGCCGGTTCTCAAAGGAGAATATTCTTGGTGAGGGTGGATATGGCGTTGTCTACAGGGGAAGTTTGATTAATGGAACACCTGTAGCTATTAAGAAGCTCCTCAACAATCT AGGTCAAGCAGAGAAAGAGTTCCAAGTGGAGGTTGAAGCCATCGGCCACGTGCGTCACAAAAATTTGGTTCGCCTTCTAGGATACTGCATTGAAGGAACTCACAG GATGCTGGTTTACGAGTATGTCAGCAATGGCAATTTGGAACAGTGGCTTCATGGAGCCATGCGACATCACGGGTATCTCACTTGGGAGGCTAGGGTGAAGGTTCTCCTTGGGACAGCTAAAGC TCTTGCTTATTTGCATGAGAATATTGAGCCCAAAGTTGTTCATCGAGACATAAAATCAAGTAATATATTGATTGATGATGACTTCAATGCTAAAGTCTCTGACTTTGGTCTTGCCAAGCTGCTTGGTGCGGGCAAAAGTCACATCACAACTCGAGTCATGGGTACCTTTGG GTATGTGGCTCCTGAATATGCAAATACTGGTCTCTTAAATGAAAAGAGTGATGTTTATAGCTTTGGGGTTGTGCTGTTAGAAGCAATCACTGGAAGAGATCCCGTGGACTATGGCCGGCCGGCCCAAGAG GTGAATCTTGTTGACTGGTTGAAAATGATGGTTGGAAGCAGACGCTCAGAGGAAGTAGTAGATCCAAATATTGAATCAAGGCCACCAACAAGAGCTCTCAAAAGAGCCCTTCTGACTGCTCTGAGATGTGTTGATCCAGATTCTGACAAGAGACCAAAGATGAGCCAAGTTGTTCGTATGCTTGAATCAGAGGAATATCCCATACCAAGAGAG GATCGAAGGCAACGAAGAGCTCAAGCAGGTAACGCAGAGAGTGAATCTCAGAATTACGACACTGACAAGAGTGACAACCCAGATTCAAGGTCAGAAAGTAGAAGGAATC